Below is a window of Candidatus Cloacimonadota bacterium DNA.
CTTGCAGTACCATTTACCGAGAAAAAGGAGATTATAAATTGCAAGCTGGTTTAGCTTGCCAGACAGTTGTTACCGACGGTATGCATCTAGCTCAAATCCCATTTGTTCCAGCAGAAAAACCGGTTTATGACCTGACAAAATTAACACCCGATATTGCTCCCATTAAAGAATATTATCCGGTAGTTTTCCGTTGTGTTGCCTGTAACACCTGCACCAAAGCTTGTCCGCAAGACCTGAAAGTTATGGATTATGTCCAGGCTCTGATCAGAGGTGATATCGAGAGAGCAGCAGATTTATCCTTCGATTGTATCAGATGCGGATTATGTGCTTTGCGTTGTCCTTCTGAAATTGTCCAATATAATGCCGGAATGCTGGCTCGCAGACTCTGCGGAAGATATTTATTACCGGAAAGCAAGGATTTGACCAGAAGAGTAAAAGATATTGCAGAAGGAAAATATGACCAAGGATTTGACGAGCTTAAAGAAATGGATTCTGAAAAATTGAAAGAAAAATATTATTCAAGAGAGATAAAACTCTTTGATATTTAGGAGATAAATATGTATCCTGAAAGTATGCAAAAATCAGTTAGGAATGTAGAAAAAACAAGACCTGAAAGATTTAAACTTGTGATGTCCGGGAAAAAAATACATCCGATGATGACAGAAAAAGAGAGAGATGTTGTTTTACATAAATTTCATCCGGATTATCAACCTGATGCTCGTAAAAAGATCAGGATCGGTCCTAATAAAGGAGAAAACCTGACAACAGAAATTGTCGATCTTCTGGAAGCTTATTCGCGGATAAATCCGAAGGACTTTGATTTAACCAAACCTGATTATGAAACTGATGTTCTGGTTGTAGGAGGAGGTTCAGCCGGATTTGCAGCAGCACTTCTTGCCGAAGAAAATGGAGTGAAAGTAACTCTGGTCACGAAATTGAGGATTGGTGATTCCAACTCTATGATGGCTCAAGGTGGAATCCAAGCTGCAGTCAGACCGAACGATTCCCCGATTTTGCATTATCTCGATGCAATTGGAGGTGGACATTTTGATAATAAACCGGAATTAGTCCGTGCTTTGACTTCCGAAGCACCGGATGGCATCAACTGGTTGAAAGATCTGGGAGTGATGTTCGATCGTAATCCTGATGGCACAATGGTTACAAAATCCGGTGGTGGAACGAGCAGGTTGAGAATGCATTCTGCTCGAGATTATACTGGAGCTGCGATCTGTTCTACTTTAAGAGACGAAATTCTTAATCGACCGGATAAGATCAAAATTCTGGAACATCAACCGGTCGTAGAACTGATCATGGACAACAAAGGGAAAGTTTCCGGTGCTGTTTTATATCATCTTGAAAATAAGAAATATTATACTATCAAAGCCAAGGCAGTAATTCTTTCAACCGGAGGTTTCGGCAGACTTCATATCAAGGATTTTGAAACGACAAATCATTATGGAGCAACAGCAGATGGATTAGTTCTCGGTTATCGTGTGGGAGCAAAACTGATGTATATGGATTCTGTTCAGTATCACCCGACTGGAGCGATTTATCCAAAACAAATTCTTGGATTTCTCTGCACAGAAAAATTGAGATCTCTCGGAGCTCAACCTTTAAATATTGACGGTGAGATCTTTGTAAATCCTTTAGAGCCACGAGATGTGGAATCTTCTTCTTTTATCAGGGAATGCCAGGAAAGAAAAAAAGGCATCAGAACTCCTAATTTGATGGAACTTGGTATTGATGATCCGGGGCATGTCGGAGTCTGGCTCGATACTCCTTTAATTGACCAAATAAATGGCAAGGGAACAATTCAAGCAAGTGTTCCGGCAATGGTCAGACAATTTGCCAGGTTTGGAGTGGATATGATTACAGAACCGATCCTGGTTTATCCAACTCTTCATTATCAGAATGGAGGAGTAGAAATAAACGATCATTGTGAAACCAATATTCCCGGACTTTTTGTTTCCGGAGAAGCTTCCGGTGGAGTACATGGTCGAAATCGTTTAATGGGAAATTCCCAACTCGATCTGATTATTTTTGGCAGAAGATCAGGAAAATTCGCAGCTGAATTTGCCAAAACTGCCAAAACGGGAAAATTAAGTTTAGACCATGTTTATGAGTATGAAAAAGAAGTCGATAAAATTGGAATAGATAAGAAAAAAATCTCTCCTCTTGTACTTCCCGATTATATTCCAGACCATGTTAAAGCAAAACAATTAACAGCAGAATATCACGGGACATTGATTTAGAATATTAAATTATAAAGGAGTTTTTTATGGGATTTGTAAACATTGAAAAATTGAAGAGTATTGTCGGCGTAGAGAATGTAAAAGACGATCCGGCAGATTTGTATGTTTATGGAACAGATTCGTCAGTACATGAATCTATGCCCTGGGTGGTTTTAAGAC
It encodes the following:
- a CDS encoding FAD-binding protein, which produces MYPESMQKSVRNVEKTRPERFKLVMSGKKIHPMMTEKERDVVLHKFHPDYQPDARKKIRIGPNKGENLTTEIVDLLEAYSRINPKDFDLTKPDYETDVLVVGGGSAGFAAALLAEENGVKVTLVTKLRIGDSNSMMAQGGIQAAVRPNDSPILHYLDAIGGGHFDNKPELVRALTSEAPDGINWLKDLGVMFDRNPDGTMVTKSGGGTSRLRMHSARDYTGAAICSTLRDEILNRPDKIKILEHQPVVELIMDNKGKVSGAVLYHLENKKYYTIKAKAVILSTGGFGRLHIKDFETTNHYGATADGLVLGYRVGAKLMYMDSVQYHPTGAIYPKQILGFLCTEKLRSLGAQPLNIDGEIFVNPLEPRDVESSSFIRECQERKKGIRTPNLMELGIDDPGHVGVWLDTPLIDQINGKGTIQASVPAMVRQFARFGVDMITEPILVYPTLHYQNGGVEINDHCETNIPGLFVSGEASGGVHGRNRLMGNSQLDLIIFGRRSGKFAAEFAKTAKTGKLSLDHVYEYEKEVDKIGIDKKKISPLVLPDYIPDHVKAKQLTAEYHGTLI
- a CDS encoding 4Fe-4S dicluster domain-containing protein; translated protein: MADKLKMVEIVVLGESFQVPTGSTIINALEFAGFQLTHGVGCREGFCGACSTIYREKGDYKLQAGLACQTVVTDGMHLAQIPFVPAEKPVYDLTKLTPDIAPIKEYYPVVFRCVACNTCTKACPQDLKVMDYVQALIRGDIERAADLSFDCIRCGLCALRCPSEIVQYNAGMLARRLCGRYLLPESKDLTRRVKDIAEGKYDQGFDELKEMDSEKLKEKYYSREIKLFDI